A window of the Synechococcus sp. LTW-R genome harbors these coding sequences:
- the rpsJ gene encoding 30S ribosomal protein S10, translating to MSTAIAQQKIRIRLKAFDRRMLDLSCEKIIETADHTAATAIGPIPLPTKRKIYCVLRSPHVDKDSREHFETRTHRRIIDIYSPSAKTIDALMKLDLPSGVDIEVKL from the coding sequence ATGTCCACCGCTATTGCCCAGCAGAAGATCCGCATCCGCCTGAAGGCGTTTGATCGCCGCATGCTGGATCTGTCCTGCGAAAAAATCATCGAAACGGCTGATCACACCGCTGCAACTGCGATCGGTCCAATTCCCCTGCCCACCAAGCGCAAGATCTACTGCGTGCTGCGCTCGCCCCACGTGGACAAGGACTCCCGTGAGCACTTCGAGACCCGCACCCACCGCCGGATCATCGATATCTACAGCCCCTCAGCCAAGACCATCGACGCGCTGATGAAGCTGGACCTGCCCAGCGGCGTTGACATCGAAGTCAAGCTCTGA
- a CDS encoding LON peptidase substrate-binding domain-containing protein — protein MTQLAVRELPLFPLPDVVLFPQEVLPLHIFEPRYRMMLRTVLESDRRFGVVRWDPQEGTMASVGCCAEILQCQTQDDDRSYIVTMGQQRFRLLEVVREAPFKVGLVSWIEDEQPEDHNQLQELSGEVSGALKDVVELTGKLMGKPTSLPSDLPDLPRELSYWIGSHLGGPVADQQQALLEITNTEERLRQEFELLDETRRQLAARTVLESTLRDLKTGESEDD, from the coding sequence GTGACGCAACTGGCCGTGAGAGAACTGCCGCTGTTCCCGCTGCCGGATGTGGTGCTCTTCCCCCAGGAAGTGCTGCCGTTGCACATCTTTGAGCCGAGGTACCGGATGATGCTGCGCACGGTCCTCGAAAGCGACCGGCGCTTTGGTGTGGTCCGCTGGGACCCCCAAGAAGGAACGATGGCCAGCGTGGGCTGTTGTGCGGAAATCCTTCAGTGCCAGACCCAAGACGACGACCGCAGCTACATCGTCACCATGGGCCAGCAGCGCTTCAGGCTGCTGGAAGTGGTACGCGAAGCCCCCTTCAAAGTCGGTCTAGTCAGTTGGATTGAAGACGAGCAACCCGAAGACCACAACCAACTGCAGGAGCTCTCAGGCGAAGTCAGTGGTGCTCTTAAAGACGTGGTGGAGCTCACCGGAAAGCTGATGGGCAAGCCCACGAGCCTCCCCAGCGACCTGCCCGATCTCCCGCGGGAACTCTCCTATTGGATTGGTTCACATCTGGGGGGCCCCGTTGCCGATCAGCAGCAGGCCCTGCTGGAGATTACGAACACCGAAGAACGGCTGCGACAAGAGTTCGAGCTGCTGGATGAGACCCGCCGCCAGCTGGCCGCCCGCACCGTCCTGGAGTCGACCCTGCGGGACCTGAAGACCGGCGAGAGCGAGGACGACTGA
- a CDS encoding methyltransferase domain-containing protein → MLTVAIAAVLLLIGLAIWSSRDRAFESTDSVAEAYDRWTDDQLLERLWGDHVHLGHYGSPPQSRDFRAAKADFVHELVRWSGLDQLPPGSTVLDVGCGIGGSARILARDYGLNVLGISISPGQIQRAQQLTPEGLSCRFAVMNALDLQLEDASFDAVWSVEAGPHMPDKQRYADELLRVLKPGGLLAVADWNRRDPEVKPLNRKERWVMHQLLVQWAHPEFASIPGFRRNLEQSRWSHGALVETADWSRETLPSWIESILEGVRRPGAVLGLGPKAVLMGLRESPTLLLMHWGFATGMMQFGVFRTRKPAA, encoded by the coding sequence ATGCTGACCGTCGCGATTGCGGCTGTCCTGCTCTTGATTGGCCTCGCGATTTGGTCCTCCCGAGACCGCGCCTTCGAGAGCACCGACAGCGTGGCGGAGGCCTACGACCGCTGGACCGATGACCAGCTGCTGGAGCGGCTTTGGGGCGATCACGTGCACCTCGGCCACTACGGCTCCCCACCGCAATCCCGGGATTTCCGAGCCGCCAAGGCGGACTTCGTCCATGAGCTAGTGCGCTGGAGTGGACTGGATCAACTTCCCCCGGGCAGCACCGTTCTGGATGTGGGCTGCGGCATCGGTGGCAGTGCCCGGATCCTGGCCCGCGACTACGGCCTGAATGTGCTCGGCATCAGCATCAGTCCAGGACAAATCCAGCGAGCCCAGCAGCTCACACCCGAGGGCCTGAGTTGCCGCTTCGCCGTGATGAATGCCCTGGATCTGCAACTGGAGGACGCCAGTTTTGACGCGGTCTGGAGCGTGGAAGCAGGCCCCCACATGCCCGACAAGCAGCGCTACGCAGATGAATTGCTGCGGGTGCTCAAACCCGGTGGCCTCCTGGCCGTAGCCGACTGGAACCGCCGCGATCCCGAGGTCAAACCCCTGAACCGCAAGGAGCGCTGGGTGATGCACCAGCTGCTCGTGCAGTGGGCCCACCCGGAATTCGCCAGCATCCCGGGGTTTCGCCGCAACCTCGAGCAGAGCCGCTGGAGCCATGGCGCCCTGGTGGAGACCGCGGATTGGAGCCGCGAGACGCTGCCCTCCTGGATCGAATCGATCCTTGAAGGCGTCCGCCGACCCGGTGCGGTGCTGGGCCTCGGTCCCAAAGCGGTCTTGATGGGCCTGCGGGAGTCGCCGACCCTGCTGCTGATGCACTGGGGCTTCGCTACTGGAATGATGCAGTTCGGCGTCTTCCGAACCCGCAAACCGGCGGCCTAG
- the pheA gene encoding prephenate dehydratase, translating into MRIAFLGPVGTYGEQAAQAFAKLEQWEAPELLPQTGIRAVIQALAAGRVEAAVVPVENSVEGGVTACLDALWEHPELEIARAVVLPIRHALVGSGSVGGVSEVLSHPQALAQCSLWLSNNLPNALQLPTSSTAEAARMVAGSHFRAAIASQQAAKEHGLEDLAYPINDVPGNCTRFLLLRQGERNWQGELASLAFSLQANQPGALLKALACFAHRGLNMSRIESRPSKREMGEYIFFVDLELPEGAEPLHQAMEELKPLCEHLAVFGAYPMTLL; encoded by the coding sequence ATGCGCATTGCTTTTCTTGGCCCGGTGGGCACCTATGGGGAGCAGGCGGCCCAGGCCTTCGCGAAGCTCGAGCAGTGGGAGGCGCCTGAATTGCTGCCCCAGACGGGCATCCGCGCGGTGATCCAGGCCCTGGCGGCCGGCCGGGTGGAAGCGGCTGTCGTCCCCGTCGAGAACTCCGTGGAAGGCGGGGTCACCGCTTGCCTGGATGCTCTCTGGGAGCACCCGGAGCTGGAGATTGCCCGGGCGGTGGTCCTGCCGATTCGCCATGCCCTAGTGGGGAGCGGCAGTGTCGGGGGGGTCAGTGAAGTGCTCTCCCACCCCCAAGCTCTGGCGCAGTGCAGCCTCTGGCTGAGCAACAACCTGCCCAATGCCCTGCAGCTGCCCACCAGCTCCACCGCCGAGGCGGCCCGGATGGTGGCCGGGAGTCATTTCCGCGCCGCCATCGCCTCCCAGCAGGCTGCGAAGGAGCACGGGCTCGAGGACCTGGCCTATCCGATCAATGATGTGCCGGGCAACTGCACCCGCTTTTTGCTGCTCCGCCAAGGGGAGCGCAATTGGCAAGGGGAGCTGGCCAGCTTGGCCTTCTCGCTTCAGGCCAACCAGCCCGGTGCCCTGCTTAAGGCCCTGGCTTGTTTTGCCCACCGCGGCTTGAACATGAGCCGGATCGAGTCCCGCCCCTCCAAGCGGGAAATGGGCGAATACATCTTTTTTGTGGACCTGGAGCTTCCCGAAGGAGCGGAGCCCCTGCACCAGGCCATGGAGGAACTCAAGCCCCTCTGCGAGCACCTGGCGGTCTTTGGCGCCTACCCGATGACCCTGCTCTAG
- a CDS encoding DUF1997 domain-containing protein, protein MPLAFSASQALQLPVQQNADRLGAYLDDEEQVIEALLEAQQLSKIAPGRYRYTVTKLQVFQLQIQPVVDLVARRSPNRIELEAIDCQLEGLGVVDDFQLSLGSWLEARDGALVGEASLAVSVSQPSLLKLIPAKVLEATGRSLLAGILLGIKTRVGQQLISDFQRWCAQHAINPAGAKT, encoded by the coding sequence ATGCCCCTGGCCTTCAGTGCCAGTCAAGCGTTGCAGTTGCCGGTGCAGCAAAACGCCGACCGTCTGGGTGCCTACCTGGACGACGAAGAGCAGGTCATTGAGGCCCTGCTCGAAGCCCAGCAGCTCAGCAAGATCGCGCCTGGGCGCTACCGTTACACGGTGACCAAACTGCAGGTCTTTCAGCTGCAGATCCAACCCGTGGTGGACCTCGTCGCCCGCCGCAGCCCCAACCGCATCGAACTCGAAGCCATCGACTGCCAGCTCGAGGGCCTTGGGGTCGTCGATGATTTCCAGCTCAGCCTGGGCTCCTGGCTGGAGGCCCGAGACGGTGCCTTGGTGGGTGAGGCCAGCCTGGCGGTGAGCGTCAGTCAACCCAGCCTGCTGAAACTGATTCCGGCCAAGGTGCTCGAGGCCACCGGCCGCTCCCTACTCGCCGGCATCCTGTTAGGCATCAAGACCCGGGTCGGTCAGCAATTGATCAGCGATTTCCAGCGCTGGTGTGCCCAGCACGCGATCAACCCGGCCGGCGCCAAGACCTAG
- a CDS encoding ribonuclease HII: protein MRIAGVDEVGRGCWFGPVFAGAVILSDSARESLAAAGLTDSKALSAKRRAQLVPLILKQAEAWALGQASALEIDRFGIRSATERAMLRALQRLGSPAPDHVLVDGNLPLRLWAGSQETVVRGDSEHLEIAAASVLAKYARDALLVRLAQRFPGYGFERHAGYGTAQHRAAVLELGPTVLHRRSFLRKVLAA, encoded by the coding sequence ATGCGGATCGCTGGCGTCGATGAAGTCGGACGGGGCTGCTGGTTTGGCCCTGTCTTTGCTGGGGCCGTGATCTTGAGCGACTCCGCCCGCGAGTCCCTGGCCGCGGCTGGCTTGACCGACAGCAAGGCCCTCTCGGCCAAGCGCCGGGCCCAGCTGGTGCCCTTGATCCTTAAGCAGGCGGAGGCCTGGGCCCTTGGGCAGGCTTCAGCCCTCGAGATCGACCGCTTTGGCATTCGCAGCGCCACCGAACGGGCGATGCTGCGGGCGTTGCAGCGCCTGGGTTCCCCGGCCCCAGACCATGTCCTGGTGGACGGGAACCTGCCCCTGCGTCTTTGGGCGGGCTCGCAGGAGACGGTGGTGCGCGGCGACAGCGAGCACCTGGAGATTGCGGCGGCCAGTGTGTTGGCCAAGTATGCCCGCGATGCCCTCTTGGTGCGTCTAGCCCAGCGCTTCCCCGGCTATGGCTTTGAGCGTCACGCGGGCTATGGGACCGCCCAGCACCGGGCGGCTGTGCTCGAGCTGGGGCCGACCGTCTTGCATCGCCGCAGTTTTCTGCGGAAGGTCCTGGCGGCCTAG
- a CDS encoding TIGR03960 family B12-binding radical SAM protein has protein sequence MTTVFDAPVDFDALVDRSIAKPGRYLGNELGVEERDWDQVWPAAAVRWALTYPEIYEVGSSNTGHIILYSILNSVPGQICDRSYLPGPDLADRLRERGAPLFAVESRRPLPAFDILGFSLSYELGATNILAMLELAHVPIRAADRGDLPLADPAAPPLIFAGGPTATSNPEPFAAFFDFIVLGDGEEVLPELGLVVAEAKAAGLSRSALLRDLVQVPGVYVPSLYGPGPDGVSQQPLHPGVPKRVMRRTATPMPHYAMGLVPHIETVHDRLTVEIRRGCTRGCRFCQPGMLTRPARDAEPQAVVEAIETGMERTGYSDFSLLSLSCSDYLALPAVGVELRNRLADKNVTLTLPSQRVDRFDSNIAHILGGTRRAGLTFAPEAGTQRLRDIVNKGLTDAELLRGIRTAMESGYRKIKLYFMIGLPGETDADVLGIAETCRSLQQQCRDLGRLELNLTISNFTPKPHTPFQWHSVSTAEFVRRQQLLRDALRQLRGLKTNFTDVRLSAMEDFVGRGDRRLAPVIEAAWRAGAGLDAWFEAAHRTYQAWTDAIEAAELGGRYREHEMGEWSSAEGMDPSDLAAFCAQPLPWDHIDSGVEKRWLAEDLRNALAAAVVPDCSFEGCSSCGVCGPELGHNVVVAPPAIPEPLPQRPPASERIQRLRFRFAKTGSLALLSHLDLVRLMERALRRSGLPVSFTGGFHPLPRVQFALALPLGAEADGEWMDVEFTAPLDPEPARQQLQRQLPPGFALLEVQPVEVFGSSLSQELSGAIWVAQWRVEHGQAKATSEEWAAAAAGLLAQESWIWEDTDKKGRPRQRDLRPYLSALELLPRSADDPDLQGLRYSAVVDPAGRSLKPEQLQQWFAGRLARPLALVGLRRQSLLLQSPSDS, from the coding sequence GTGACCACCGTTTTCGATGCACCGGTGGATTTCGACGCCCTGGTGGATCGCAGCATTGCCAAGCCGGGCCGCTATCTCGGCAATGAACTGGGGGTGGAGGAGCGGGACTGGGATCAGGTCTGGCCCGCCGCTGCCGTGCGCTGGGCCCTCACCTACCCCGAGATCTACGAGGTCGGCTCCAGCAACACCGGCCACATCATTCTCTATTCCATTCTCAACAGCGTCCCTGGGCAGATCTGTGACCGCAGTTATCTGCCCGGTCCGGATCTCGCGGACCGCTTGCGCGAGCGGGGAGCGCCCCTCTTTGCCGTGGAAAGTCGCCGGCCGCTGCCTGCCTTCGACATCCTCGGCTTCTCCCTCAGTTACGAGTTGGGAGCCACCAACATCCTGGCGATGTTGGAGTTGGCCCATGTGCCGATTCGGGCCGCCGATCGCGGCGATCTGCCCCTTGCGGATCCAGCCGCCCCTCCCCTGATCTTTGCCGGCGGTCCCACCGCCACCAGCAACCCGGAGCCCTTCGCGGCGTTCTTCGATTTCATCGTGCTGGGCGATGGCGAAGAGGTGTTGCCAGAGCTGGGTCTGGTGGTGGCCGAGGCCAAGGCTGCGGGGCTGAGCCGCAGTGCCTTGTTGCGGGACCTGGTCCAGGTGCCGGGGGTCTATGTCCCATCCCTCTACGGGCCGGGTCCCGATGGGGTGAGCCAGCAGCCGCTGCATCCGGGGGTGCCCAAGCGGGTCATGCGCCGCACCGCGACGCCCATGCCCCACTACGCGATGGGTCTGGTCCCCCACATCGAGACGGTGCACGACCGTCTCACCGTCGAAATCCGCCGCGGCTGCACCCGCGGTTGTCGCTTCTGCCAGCCGGGGATGCTCACCCGTCCGGCCCGGGACGCGGAACCGCAGGCCGTGGTGGAGGCCATTGAGACAGGCATGGAGCGTACGGGGTATTCCGACTTCTCCCTGCTCTCGCTGAGCTGCTCGGACTATTTGGCGCTGCCCGCGGTGGGGGTGGAGTTGCGCAACCGCCTGGCGGACAAGAACGTCACCTTGACCCTGCCGAGTCAGCGGGTTGATCGCTTCGACAGCAATATTGCCCACATCCTGGGCGGCACCCGACGGGCTGGTCTGACCTTCGCGCCCGAGGCCGGCACCCAGCGTTTGCGGGACATCGTCAATAAGGGGCTCACGGATGCTGAGCTGCTGCGGGGCATTCGCACCGCCATGGAGAGCGGCTACCGCAAGATCAAGCTCTATTTCATGATCGGCCTGCCCGGTGAAACGGATGCCGACGTTCTGGGCATCGCCGAGACCTGCCGGTCGTTGCAGCAGCAGTGCCGGGACCTGGGACGGTTGGAGCTCAACCTGACCATCAGCAACTTCACGCCCAAGCCTCACACCCCGTTCCAGTGGCACAGCGTCAGCACGGCTGAATTCGTGCGCCGTCAGCAGCTGCTGCGCGACGCTCTGCGCCAGTTGCGTGGCCTGAAGACGAATTTCACCGATGTGCGCCTTTCGGCGATGGAGGACTTTGTTGGGCGGGGAGATCGCCGTCTCGCGCCTGTGATCGAGGCGGCTTGGCGGGCTGGTGCGGGGCTGGATGCCTGGTTCGAAGCCGCCCACCGCACCTATCAGGCCTGGACCGATGCCATCGAGGCGGCGGAGTTGGGCGGGCGTTACCGCGAGCACGAGATGGGGGAGTGGAGTTCCGCCGAGGGCATGGACCCAAGCGACCTAGCGGCCTTCTGCGCCCAGCCCCTGCCCTGGGATCACATCGATTCAGGGGTGGAGAAACGCTGGCTGGCTGAGGACCTGCGCAACGCCCTGGCGGCGGCCGTGGTGCCGGACTGCTCCTTTGAGGGCTGCAGCAGCTGCGGGGTTTGCGGCCCCGAGTTGGGCCACAACGTGGTGGTCGCCCCGCCTGCGATTCCGGAGCCCCTTCCCCAGCGTCCTCCCGCCAGCGAGCGGATCCAACGCCTCCGCTTCCGCTTTGCCAAGACGGGGTCCTTGGCTTTGCTCAGCCACCTGGATCTGGTGCGCCTGATGGAGCGCGCCCTGCGCCGCTCGGGGCTGCCCGTGAGCTTTACCGGAGGCTTCCACCCCTTGCCGCGGGTGCAGTTCGCTTTGGCTTTGCCCCTGGGCGCCGAAGCGGATGGGGAATGGATGGATGTCGAGTTCACGGCTCCGTTGGATCCGGAGCCGGCTCGCCAGCAGCTCCAGCGCCAACTGCCCCCCGGCTTCGCGCTGCTCGAGGTCCAGCCCGTGGAGGTCTTTGGTTCCAGCCTCTCGCAGGAGCTCTCTGGTGCGATCTGGGTCGCCCAGTGGCGGGTGGAGCACGGCCAGGCCAAGGCGACGTCCGAGGAATGGGCGGCGGCGGCGGCGGGTCTGTTGGCCCAGGAGAGCTGGATTTGGGAGGACACCGATAAGAAGGGGCGGCCTCGGCAACGGGACCTCAGGCCTTACCTGAGCGCGCTGGAGCTGCTTCCCCGTTCGGCCGACGATCCCGATCTTCAGGGGCTTCGCTACAGCGCAGTGGTGGATCCTGCCGGCCGCAGTTTGAAGCCGGAACAGCTGCAGCAATGGTTCGCGGGACGCTTGGCTCGGCCCTTGGCGCTGGTGGGCCTGCGGCGCCAATCGTTACTGCTCCAAAGCCCTTCTGACTCTTGA
- a CDS encoding LL-diaminopimelate aminotransferase, with the protein MAQVNGNYLKLKAGYLFPEIARRVKAFSEANPTAPIIRLGIGDVTEPLPEACRNAMKSAIDEMGTREGFHGYGPEQGYAWLREKIASHDFQARGCTISAEEIFVSDGSKCDSSNILDILGTGNRIAVTDPVYPVYVDSNVMAGRTGDADDAGQYGGLTYLPISADNGFTAQIPSEKVDLIYLCFPNNPTGAVASKEQLKAWVDYARANDALILFDAAYEAFIQDPSLPHSIYEIEGARECAIEFRSFSKNAGFTGTRCALTVVPRGLMGTAANGEKVELWGLWNRRQCTKFNGVSYIVQRGAEAVYSAEGQAQVKGLISFYMENAAIIRRELSAAGLTVYGGEQAPYVWIKTPAGVDSWGFFDLLLNKANVVGTPGSGFGAAGEGYFRLSAFNSRENVNEAMRRIKEALTPTAAAA; encoded by the coding sequence ATGGCCCAGGTCAACGGCAACTACCTCAAGCTCAAAGCGGGCTACCTCTTCCCGGAGATCGCTCGTCGCGTCAAGGCCTTCAGCGAAGCCAATCCCACCGCTCCGATCATTCGCCTGGGCATTGGCGATGTCACCGAGCCGCTACCGGAGGCCTGCCGCAACGCCATGAAGTCGGCCATCGACGAGATGGGGACCCGTGAAGGCTTCCACGGGTACGGCCCCGAGCAGGGCTACGCCTGGCTACGCGAGAAGATCGCCAGCCACGATTTCCAAGCCCGCGGCTGCACCATCAGCGCCGAGGAGATCTTCGTCTCCGACGGCTCCAAGTGCGATAGCTCGAACATCCTCGACATCCTTGGCACCGGCAACCGCATCGCCGTCACGGATCCCGTCTACCCGGTGTACGTCGACAGCAACGTCATGGCAGGCCGCACGGGTGATGCCGATGACGCCGGCCAGTACGGCGGTCTGACCTACCTACCCATCAGCGCCGACAACGGCTTCACGGCCCAGATCCCCAGCGAGAAGGTGGATCTGATCTACCTGTGCTTCCCCAACAACCCCACCGGTGCGGTGGCCTCCAAGGAGCAGCTCAAGGCCTGGGTTGACTACGCCCGAGCCAACGACGCCTTGATCCTGTTTGACGCGGCCTATGAGGCCTTCATTCAGGACCCCTCGCTGCCCCACTCCATCTATGAGATCGAGGGCGCCCGCGAATGCGCCATTGAGTTCCGCTCCTTCTCCAAGAACGCCGGCTTCACCGGCACCCGCTGCGCCCTGACCGTGGTGCCCCGCGGCCTGATGGGCACGGCGGCCAACGGCGAAAAGGTGGAACTCTGGGGCCTCTGGAACCGCCGCCAGTGCACCAAGTTCAACGGTGTCAGCTACATCGTTCAGCGGGGCGCCGAAGCGGTCTACTCCGCTGAAGGTCAGGCCCAGGTGAAGGGGCTGATCAGCTTCTACATGGAGAACGCCGCCATCATTCGCCGCGAACTCAGCGCTGCAGGCCTGACGGTCTACGGCGGCGAGCAGGCCCCCTACGTCTGGATCAAAACCCCCGCAGGCGTTGATTCCTGGGGCTTCTTCGATCTGCTCCTCAACAAGGCCAACGTGGTCGGCACCCCCGGCAGTGGTTTTGGTGCCGCCGGCGAGGGCTACTTCCGTCTTTCGGCCTTCAACAGCCGCGAGAACGTCAATGAAGCCATGCGCCGGATCAAGGAAGCCCTGACCCCCACCGCAGCTGCGGCCTAA
- the clpS gene encoding ATP-dependent Clp protease adapter ClpS translates to MIRSTQAPGRESGGAAVMEKAPERVRKPSPRYKVLLHNDPVNTMEYVVSTLRQVVPSLSEQDAIAVMMEAHNTGVGLVIVCDIEPAEFYSETLKAKGLTSTIEPEE, encoded by the coding sequence ATGATCCGATCAACTCAGGCGCCTGGCCGCGAAAGCGGTGGCGCCGCTGTGATGGAGAAAGCGCCGGAGCGGGTGCGCAAACCCTCGCCCCGCTACAAGGTGCTGCTCCACAACGACCCGGTGAACACCATGGAATACGTGGTGTCCACCCTGCGGCAGGTGGTGCCCTCCCTCAGTGAGCAGGACGCCATCGCCGTGATGATGGAGGCCCACAACACCGGTGTGGGCCTCGTGATCGTTTGCGATATCGAGCCGGCGGAGTTTTACAGCGAAACCCTCAAGGCCAAGGGCCTCACGAGCACGATCGAGCCCGAAGAGTGA
- a CDS encoding CPBP family intramembrane glutamic endopeptidase — MEAPTRSTLHWWGTLLYVPVLYGLGWLSARPLALLFPQWRPDQVDLAGVAFALVLLLLTLPWRLRQGWGVEHPWRTLGVVLPAAAGLRAFLRGLLKAAGLLFGVVVVLLLSGQSHWQGQITSGELLNAIALLLGVGFAEELLFRGWLWGELELLGGRQRAIGLQAAFFALVHPWYQLPGFEAIGLLVGLVLLGLALALQRRADHGALWGSVGLHGGLVGGWFALQAGLISVPEAGPAWLLGPGGVSPNPIGGLLGWAGLAGLILVRRRWWR, encoded by the coding sequence ATGGAGGCCCCCACCAGATCGACGTTGCACTGGTGGGGAACGCTCCTCTATGTGCCCGTGCTCTACGGGCTGGGTTGGTTGAGTGCCAGGCCTCTGGCGTTGCTCTTTCCCCAATGGCGCCCCGACCAGGTGGACCTGGCTGGGGTTGCCTTCGCGCTGGTGCTGCTGCTGCTCACCCTCCCTTGGCGCCTACGCCAGGGCTGGGGCGTTGAGCATCCCTGGCGGACGCTGGGGGTTGTCCTGCCTGCGGCGGCCGGCCTGCGCGCTTTCCTGCGGGGCTTGCTGAAAGCGGCCGGACTGCTCTTTGGCGTGGTGGTCGTCCTTCTGCTCAGTGGTCAAAGCCACTGGCAAGGCCAGATCACCTCAGGAGAACTCCTGAATGCCATCGCCCTGCTGCTGGGGGTGGGCTTTGCCGAGGAATTGCTCTTCCGGGGTTGGCTCTGGGGTGAGCTGGAGCTGCTCGGGGGGCGGCAGCGGGCGATCGGGCTGCAGGCCGCCTTCTTTGCCCTGGTGCATCCCTGGTATCAGCTTCCCGGCTTCGAAGCCATCGGCTTGCTGGTGGGGCTGGTGCTCCTAGGACTTGCCTTGGCCCTGCAACGACGCGCCGATCACGGTGCGCTGTGGGGCTCGGTGGGACTCCACGGCGGACTGGTCGGCGGCTGGTTTGCCCTCCAAGCCGGCCTGATCAGCGTGCCGGAGGCCGGTCCGGCCTGGCTGCTCGGTCCGGGAGGCGTCAGCCCCAACCCCATCGGCGGCTTGCTCGGCTGGGCAGGCCTGGCGGGCTTAATCCTGGTACGTCGCCGCTGGTGGCGCTGA
- a CDS encoding photosystem II high light acclimation radical SAM protein codes for MLLVRLPCNPIFPIGPVYLADHLHKQFPDLPQQILDLAAVPLLDVEAVLLERIESFRPTVLVFSWRDIQIYAPVDGRGGNPLQNSFEVFYALNPVRRLRGAFGGLRLMASFYGELWRNLRLVRRGLKRARRHHPGAQAVLGGGAVSVFYEQLGKRLPRGTVVSVGEGEPLLEKLLRGESLANERCFLAGDAPRPGLIHEQPSGMEKTACDYDYIASIWPQLDWYLDGGDFYVGVQTKRGCPHNCCYCVYTVVEGKAVRVNPVDEVIAEMHQLYRRGVRGFWFTDAQFIPARRYIDDAKELLRAVKAQGWSDIRWAAYIRADNLDAELAQLMVETGMDYFEIGITSGSQELVRKMRMGYNLRTVLENCRLLAEAGFREHVSVNYSFNVIDERPETIRQTVAYHRELERIFGADKVEPAIFFIGLQPHTHLEQYGFDQGLIKPGYNPMSMLPWTARQLLWNPEPMGSTFGRICLEAFERNPADFGRTVMDLLERDYGTAPLEEALRAPVEGRKALATATR; via the coding sequence GTGTTGCTCGTGCGGCTCCCCTGCAATCCAATCTTTCCGATCGGGCCGGTCTACCTGGCCGATCACCTGCACAAGCAGTTCCCGGATTTGCCGCAGCAGATCCTTGATCTGGCGGCCGTCCCACTCTTGGATGTCGAGGCTGTCCTGCTGGAGCGCATCGAGAGCTTCCGGCCCACGGTTCTGGTGTTCTCGTGGCGGGACATTCAGATCTATGCCCCGGTGGATGGCCGCGGTGGCAATCCGCTCCAGAACTCCTTCGAGGTCTTCTACGCCCTGAATCCGGTCCGCCGGCTGCGCGGTGCCTTCGGCGGCTTACGCCTGATGGCTTCGTTCTATGGAGAGCTCTGGCGCAATCTGCGCCTGGTGCGCCGTGGCTTGAAGCGGGCGCGGCGCCATCACCCCGGGGCCCAGGCGGTTCTGGGCGGCGGCGCCGTCAGTGTCTTCTACGAACAGCTCGGCAAACGTCTCCCCCGCGGCACCGTCGTCTCCGTCGGTGAGGGTGAGCCGCTGTTGGAGAAGCTCCTGCGCGGGGAGTCCCTCGCGAACGAGCGCTGTTTCCTGGCGGGAGACGCGCCACGGCCGGGTCTGATTCACGAGCAGCCCTCCGGCATGGAGAAGACGGCCTGCGACTACGACTACATCGCCTCGATCTGGCCGCAGCTCGATTGGTACCTCGACGGCGGCGACTTCTACGTCGGTGTTCAGACCAAGCGGGGCTGCCCCCACAACTGCTGCTACTGCGTCTACACGGTCGTTGAGGGCAAGGCGGTCCGGGTTAATCCCGTCGATGAGGTGATCGCTGAGATGCATCAGCTCTATCGGCGCGGGGTTCGCGGTTTCTGGTTCACCGATGCCCAATTCATCCCGGCCCGTCGCTACATCGACGACGCCAAGGAGCTGCTGCGGGCGGTGAAGGCCCAGGGCTGGAGCGATATTCGCTGGGCGGCCTACATCCGAGCCGACAACCTCGACGCCGAGCTCGCCCAGCTGATGGTCGAGACCGGCATGGACTACTTCGAGATCGGCATCACCTCGGGATCCCAGGAGCTCGTGCGCAAGATGCGGATGGGCTACAACCTGCGTACCGTCCTCGAGAACTGCCGCCTGCTCGCCGAGGCCGGGTTCCGGGAACACGTCTCGGTCAACTACTCGTTCAACGTCATCGACGAACGGCCCGAGACGATCCGCCAAACCGTCGCCTACCACCGCGAGCTGGAGCGGATTTTTGGCGCCGACAAGGTGGAGCCAGCGATCTTTTTCATCGGCCTGCAGCCCCACACCCATCTCGAGCAGTACGGCTTCGATCAGGGGCTGATTAAGCCCGGCTACAACCCGATGAGCATGCTGCCCTGGACGGCGCGGCAACTCCTTTGGAATCCTGAACCGATGGGCAGCACCTTTGGCCGCATCTGTTTGGAAGCCTTTGAGCGCAATCCCGCAGATTTCGGTCGCACCGTGATGGATTTGCTCGAGCGCGACTACGGCACCGCTCCCCTCGAAGAAGCGCTGCGCGCTCCCGTTGAAGGCCGAAAGGCCTTGGCGACGGCGACCCGCTAA